The DNA sequence GCACCGCGCCGGCGATGAGGCCCACGAGCAGGTCGATCGTCGCGAAGATCCCGTAGGCGCGGCCGAACGCCCGGAAGAACGACACCCGCGCCATCGGCTCCAGTGTGGCGGAACTGGTGCGCGCGACGAACACCACCGTCACCATGCCCCCGATCCACAGGCATGCGGTGAGGATGAGGATGCCGGACAGGGTGCTTTCCGCGCCGGAGGACAGGCTGGTCATCGGATTCCGTTTCGCCGAGGGGGTGCGTCCGGTCTACCACCGGCCGGCCCGCGAGAGGCGCCCGGGCGGCCGCCGGGTCTGTTAGCGTCGGCGCCATGAGTGGGACAGCGAACAGGAAGGGCGTCCGGGCGGCCGCCGCGGTGATCGCGGTCGCAGCCGCGCTGGGCGCCTCGGCGTGCTCCTCGTCCGACGACGGCCAGGGCGATGCTGCGCGCACCGCGCAGACGGGTACCGCCCAGACCGGCGCCGCGCAGACCGGTACCGCGCAGACGGGTACCGCCCAGACCGGTGGTGCGACGGGGCAGCCGGCGCCGGGGGCCGGAGCGAGCGCCACCGTGACGTCGGTGGTGCTGAACGGCGCCCCGCAGGATGTCGGCTTCCCCGACGTGCGGTGCGACCACGAGCACGACGAGGGCTTTCCGCAGATCGATCTCGAGGCGCAGGACCGGGCGGCCGACAGGGAATTGCAGGTGGAGATCGTCCTCTCCGATCCGCCCAAGCTCGACGACTTCGAGCTTGAGCAGGGGCGCGACGAGTGGCAGGCCACCGACGCCGACAGGGCGGGCGCGCAGATCACCGTCGACGGGTCGCACTACCGCGTGTCCTCCGCGGTGACTCAGGACGACACCAAGGAACCGGGCCGCATGGAGGTCGAGTTCACCTGCCCGTAGGCCCGGCCCGGCGTGGCGGGCCCGCAGCGCATCATCCCGCCGGTGGTCCGATGCGGAGCATGCGCCCCACCGTTCCCTGCCAGTACACGCCGGGCCCGTCGCCGTCGCCGATGTTCGGTGCGACAGTCCCGGTGAGCTCCATCGGCTCGTCCACCGGCGCGGTGCCGACGAACGAGCGCACCACCTCGTCGCCGGTGTCCGCGTCGATGGCGGTGTAGAACACCGGACCGGTCTTCTGCGCGATACCGCTGGTGAGGACGTCTCCCAGCACGCCGGAGTCCGGCGCGTCGCCGTAGGACAGGCCGTGGATGAGCCTGTCGCCGGTGGTGGCCTTCGGCAGCGTTGCGGTGCGGGTGTTCGACGTCCACTGCCGCGTACAGCCGCTGCCGTCGGTGGCGATCGACGTCATGCCGCCCCGGTACGGTGCCTGCGCGGGCATCGCCGGTCCGTCGACGGCCATCGGGAAGTACTGGAAGCCGTAGGTGTTCGCGATGATGAGCGACCACTCGCCGCCGCCCGGGGATGCGAGCGCGATGGGGGAGTTCTCGGACTGGGCCGGGCCCTCGATGAGCCTGCCGTCTGGCGCGGCGGTCTCCGGGTGCAGGGTGGTCGCGAACGCGGGCATCGCGCAGCGCACGTCGCCGCTGGCACGGTCGAGGACGAACAGCGTCGACTGGTCTGCGGCGTCGAGGTAGGCGACGTAGTCGTCCTGGTTCGGCCCGAAGTACGTGGGCGTGGAGCCCGAGCCGTGGCTGAGCATCCCGGGGTGCCGGGCCGCGCCGGGATCGTAGGCCCGCCGCCACCGGATGTGCGGCTGACCGTCCTCACCCTGGTCCACCTCGTAGAGGGCGCGACTCGTCATCACCGAGGCGCCACCGGGCCGCACCGTGATGCCGTTGGACACGCGCTCGCCCGGGGGCTGCCCCGCGTCGGCGGGCAGGTCGAGGATCCGCGCCGACGCGGGATCGCCGGGGACCACCGTGCCGACCACCGCGTTCACGGTGACGAACCAGATGCGGCCGTCGACCCCCGGGGCGAGGCCCGTGACGTAGTCACCGTCGCGGATGAGCGGGCCCAGATCGGCGATCACCTCGTCGGTGAGGGTCCACGCACCGGAGGAGTCGCGGGCGTGCCCGACGGCGTGAAGGACGCCCGCGCCGTCCGCGACGACGACGCGGTCCTGATCGTCGAGGTAGCCGTACACGCCGCCGAGCAATGCGCCCTTCGCCAACTGCATGCGGGCGAGGGCCGCGGCGGTGGCGGGGTCGAGCAGCACGACCATGGGCGGTGTGGTCTCGAGCGGGTCGGTGCCGACGTAGGCGGTGCACAGTGCCACGGGCATGCCGTCGCTCCCGACGAACACCGACGAACATGTGCCGCCGGGGATCGACGCACGCACACCGGTCTGCGTGCCGGGGCCGACGCCGGGGATCGTGTCGGTGGAGTAGATATCGCCGTGCACGGTGGCGGTTCCGAGGGGGCCGAGGCCGGGTGTTCCCGGCACTGCCCCGGCGGGCGCGGCGACGGCGATCGCCGCAGCCAGCGCGCCCGCGCTCGCGATCGCCCCGCGGGTGACGGCTCCGGCGCGTCGTGTCATCTGTGGCTCCTGCATCCGGGTCCCGGCGGCCGCGCACGCATGGATCGGGCACGGCCGCCCCTCCGGCGGTAGTCGGTGCAGTTCGTAACGACAATGGTCGTGTCAGAATGTATCGACGAAACAATGCAAGTGCAACAGATCACAGGGGGTCGATGACCGATGCCAGTCGAGAGGACGCCCGCCGAGCACCCCGGGACGACCCCGCTGACAGGGGCGTCGTGGCGCACCGACCTGTTCGACATCCCCGGATGCCTGCGAACGATCGGGTTGGACGCCCCGGCCGGCGCAGAGCCGTCGATCGAGCTGCTCGCCGCGTTGCATGAATCGCACGTGCGCACATTGCCGTTCGCGAACACCGACGTTCTGCTGGACACGCACCCGGGGGTGGCGCCGGACGCCGTGCAGGACCAGCTGGTGCGGCGCGGGCGTGGCGGCTACTGCTTCGAGCACGCGCAGATCTTCGCGGCCGCCGCCGAGCACCTGGGCTTCACCGTGCGCAGGGCGCTCGGTCGCGTGCATTCCCTCACGAACACGCGCACGCACATGAGCGTGCAGGTGCGGGCCGACGGCCGGTGGTGGCTCTGCGACCCGGGGTTCGGGTACAGCCTCATCCGCCCGCTGCCGCTGGAGGACGGCGCGACGCAGGATCTGGGCGGGCGGACCGCGCGGCTCGACCGCGCCGACGACGACGGCGCCGCCGTGTGGGTGCTGAGTCGTGACGGCGCCGTGGAGCACTGCACCGACGGGCTGCCGGTGAAGCCGGCGGATGTGCGCACCGGGCACTTCATCACCTCATGCGAGCCGGACTCTCCGTTCGTCAACCACCTGATGGTCATGCGGCACATGCCGTACGGGCACGTGACGATCACCGAGGGTGCACGCACCGTGCGCTGTGCGGGCCGGCCCACCGAGCACTCGGAGATCTCCGTCGCCGAGGTGGTGGACGGAGTGCGCGAACTGGGGTTGCGCCTGGCCGACGGGGAACGGGATCTGCTCGCCGCGAAGGTCGGGGGACTGCGGCGGGGCGGCGCAGGCTCTGCGTAGAGGCCGAGGGCCGTCACGCCTGTGCCCATGCTT is a window from the Tomitella gaofuii genome containing:
- a CDS encoding arylamine N-acetyltransferase family protein, whose protein sequence is MPVERTPAEHPGTTPLTGASWRTDLFDIPGCLRTIGLDAPAGAEPSIELLAALHESHVRTLPFANTDVLLDTHPGVAPDAVQDQLVRRGRGGYCFEHAQIFAAAAEHLGFTVRRALGRVHSLTNTRTHMSVQVRADGRWWLCDPGFGYSLIRPLPLEDGATQDLGGRTARLDRADDDGAAVWVLSRDGAVEHCTDGLPVKPADVRTGHFITSCEPDSPFVNHLMVMRHMPYGHVTITEGARTVRCAGRPTEHSEISVAEVVDGVRELGLRLADGERDLLAAKVGGLRRGGAGSA